In Sulfurovum xiamenensis, a genomic segment contains:
- a CDS encoding porin family protein codes for MKKIVLSVWAVAALSSLGFAGGDMKEVEPAIEPVVEVVEAEKNFYVGVGFAWLSTGTDSIDFFNNHSDRDRTGNLLVLAGYEFNEYMAVEGRYSTYMFDEDSINSDTWGIYAKPQYPVNEEWNLYALLGFGGMTVDGIDGKDIDVDDSGFQWGLGVNYAYSEDIGFFVDFVSIANGMGGTWYGTVEDVDTDAITAGITYNF; via the coding sequence ATGAAAAAGATAGTACTTTCGGTATGGGCAGTTGCGGCGTTAAGTAGTTTGGGATTTGCAGGCGGAGACATGAAAGAGGTTGAACCAGCAATTGAACCAGTAGTTGAAGTTGTAGAAGCAGAGAAGAACTTCTATGTGGGTGTTGGTTTCGCCTGGCTAAGTACAGGGACCGATTCTATAGACTTTTTCAATAATCATTCAGACCGTGATAGAACAGGAAACCTTTTAGTATTAGCTGGATATGAGTTTAATGAGTATATGGCGGTAGAAGGTCGTTATTCAACCTATATGTTTGATGAAGACAGCATTAACAGTGATACATGGGGTATCTATGCAAAACCTCAATACCCGGTAAATGAAGAATGGAATCTATATGCATTGCTAGGGTTTGGTGGTATGACAGTTGATGGTATAGATGGCAAAGATATCGATGTGGATGATAGTGGATTCCAGTGGGGTCTAGGTGTAAATTATGCTTATTCAGAAGATATTGGATTCTTTGTTGATTTTGTCAGTATCGCAAACGGTATGGGTGGCACTTGGTATGGAACAGTGGAAGATGTGGATACAGATGCCATTACTGCAGGTATAACTTATAACTTTTAA
- a CDS encoding GumC family protein, with translation MNRDSLQIEEDTIDIKEIFRTLYRYKIMILLFVILFGCTSSYYAYFQPNLYKASATVEVGLDKHSSSGQDVLAMAMESGSMNAATEMELIQSRFLTEKALKEVDFTHKYYTTRKFKEIELYKESPFQVGMLKGYGISFDFYPVDEKHYRLIVEEAKDRHGNLWSYDKTLPYGEEIVTEHFHLNIVKTKEPQDTKYRFVILDPVNMAKNVARGVRVDQLSRYSTILEISYSDNVALRAQEFANALAKAYIEQNIEKKTQEATRTLDFVDKQLKAITENLKGSAIKLEEFKKSSNTVSLSAKAENILKQMSESETKLAEISMEDEMLNTLYKQMKSGQDSESITATGLVMVQAQISAMLKELHEVIAQHKILRETKTEMYPEVRRLKRVIAELKKNVLMTIESMSQSIKEKKALLERSISEQQKLLNQLPADERMYGQLQRKFVVNEKIYSYLLEKRSETAIIKASTVSKNRIIDKALYPESPIKPKRKMIVLVGLILGLILGIAVAFLREFLDDRIKEEEDVTKVTDVPVLGQIPHMKEINGAVQVFASPKSALAESFRNIRTNLQFMVRNTSTHVIAITSTIGGEGKTTTCINLGGIMSMADKKTVILNLDMRKPTLHEKFGLQNSKGMSTLLSGHTALGEVIQQTEYENLDIITSGPVPPNPSELIQSPLMEKVLEKLREVYDVIILDTPPIGLVTDARTLMSFADTSIYLLRADYSKKGFLHSIEKLSKEEISGLSIVLNDVKTSRHGYGYGYGYGYGYYEEDEK, from the coding sequence ATGAACAGAGACAGCTTGCAAATAGAAGAAGATACGATAGACATTAAAGAGATATTTAGAACTCTTTATCGCTATAAAATAATGATTCTTCTTTTTGTTATTCTATTTGGATGTACTAGTAGTTATTATGCCTATTTTCAACCCAATCTCTATAAGGCTTCAGCCACAGTTGAAGTAGGTTTGGATAAACACAGTAGTAGTGGTCAGGATGTACTTGCAATGGCCATGGAATCAGGCAGCATGAATGCAGCTACAGAGATGGAGCTCATACAGTCAAGATTTCTTACTGAAAAAGCACTCAAAGAGGTAGATTTTACCCATAAATACTACACAACCAGAAAATTCAAAGAGATCGAATTGTATAAAGAGAGCCCCTTTCAAGTGGGAATGCTCAAAGGGTATGGTATCTCTTTTGACTTTTATCCGGTTGATGAAAAGCACTATCGTTTGATCGTGGAAGAGGCAAAAGACAGGCATGGAAATTTATGGAGTTATGATAAAACGCTTCCTTACGGCGAAGAGATCGTGACAGAACATTTTCATCTGAACATTGTAAAAACCAAAGAACCGCAAGATACAAAGTACCGTTTTGTAATATTGGACCCTGTAAATATGGCAAAAAATGTTGCCAGAGGTGTCAGAGTCGATCAACTCTCCAGGTATTCTACTATCCTTGAGATCTCATATAGCGATAATGTCGCCTTGCGTGCTCAGGAGTTTGCGAATGCTTTGGCTAAAGCCTATATTGAGCAAAATATAGAGAAAAAGACACAAGAGGCAACACGCACACTTGATTTTGTCGATAAACAGTTGAAAGCCATCACTGAAAACCTTAAAGGTTCGGCGATTAAACTAGAAGAGTTCAAAAAATCTTCAAATACGGTAAGTTTAAGTGCAAAAGCAGAAAATATCCTTAAACAGATGAGTGAATCTGAAACGAAACTGGCAGAGATCTCTATGGAAGATGAGATGTTAAATACACTCTATAAACAGATGAAGTCGGGACAGGATTCTGAGAGTATTACTGCTACAGGGCTTGTGATGGTTCAGGCACAAATTTCTGCTATGCTCAAAGAACTTCATGAGGTTATCGCTCAGCATAAAATCCTACGTGAAACGAAAACTGAAATGTATCCTGAGGTACGTAGACTTAAAAGAGTGATCGCAGAACTTAAAAAGAATGTACTTATGACGATCGAGAGTATGAGTCAAAGTATTAAAGAGAAAAAGGCATTGCTTGAACGATCTATCTCTGAGCAGCAGAAACTTTTAAATCAACTTCCTGCAGATGAGAGAATGTACGGGCAGTTGCAGCGTAAGTTCGTGGTGAATGAGAAGATCTACTCTTATCTTTTGGAGAAGCGCTCAGAGACAGCGATCATCAAAGCCTCTACGGTCAGTAAGAACAGGATCATTGATAAGGCACTTTACCCGGAATCTCCTATTAAGCCTAAACGCAAGATGATTGTATTGGTAGGGTTGATATTAGGATTAATACTTGGAATTGCTGTTGCCTTTTTAAGAGAGTTCCTGGATGACCGCATCAAAGAGGAAGAAGATGTCACTAAAGTGACGGATGTACCTGTACTTGGACAGATACCGCATATGAAAGAAATTAATGGTGCGGTCCAGGTATTTGCCTCCCCTAAATCAGCTTTAGCTGAATCTTTTAGAAATATACGTACTAACCTGCAGTTTATGGTGAGAAATACGAGTACCCATGTCATCGCCATCACTTCAACGATCGGTGGAGAAGGGAAAACCACCACCTGTATCAACCTGGGAGGGATCATGAGTATGGCAGATAAGAAAACCGTCATACTCAATCTTGATATGCGAAAACCGACACTACATGAGAAGTTTGGGCTTCAAAACAGTAAAGGTATGAGTACCTTACTCTCAGGTCATACGGCTTTAGGAGAAGTAATTCAGCAGACTGAGTATGAGAACTTGGATATTATCACTTCTGGACCGGTACCGCCAAATCCAAGTGAATTGATACAGAGTCCTTTGATGGAAAAGGTACTAGAAAAATTAAGAGAAGTGTATGATGTGATCATCCTTGATACCCCTCCGATAGGTTTGGTCACGGATGCACGTACTTTGATGTCTTTTGCAGATACCAGTATCTATCTGCTTAGAGCAGATTACTCTAAAAAAGGTTTCTTGCACAGTATAGAAAAACTTTCCAAAGAAGAGATCAGTGGTTTAAGTATCGTGCTCAATGATGTGAAAACGTCGAGGCACGGATATGGCTACGGTTATGGGTATGGGTACGGATATTATGAAGAAGATGAGAAATGA
- a CDS encoding tyrosine-protein phosphatase: protein MIFPFFKKTKEKKRGPVLKVDLHSHFIPGIDDGSQSMEESLSLLKGMEALGYEKVITTPHIMIDVYRNTPQIIKEGLVSLREAAKGEGIKIEIEAAAEYYLDEGFYDQLHSDEVMSIDGKYLLFETSYVTKPLQVEEMIFEISAAGYIPLMAHPERYRYVSDPLKEYGRFKELGVLFQLDLNSLGGHYGKDAKKKAEILSKHGMIDFLGSDIHHLKQTKFLDDVFMSEAYAKVWENNTILNHTLGA, encoded by the coding sequence ATGATCTTTCCTTTCTTTAAAAAAACAAAAGAGAAAAAAAGAGGACCTGTGCTGAAAGTAGATCTTCATTCACACTTCATTCCGGGAATCGATGATGGTTCCCAAAGTATGGAGGAGAGCCTCTCTCTTTTGAAAGGGATGGAGGCACTGGGTTACGAGAAAGTGATCACCACACCGCATATCATGATAGATGTCTACCGCAATACACCTCAGATCATCAAGGAGGGATTGGTCTCTTTAAGAGAGGCGGCCAAGGGTGAGGGTATTAAGATAGAGATAGAAGCTGCTGCAGAGTATTATCTGGATGAAGGGTTCTATGATCAACTTCATAGTGATGAAGTGATGAGTATTGATGGAAAATACCTTCTTTTTGAAACTTCGTATGTGACTAAACCTTTGCAGGTCGAAGAGATGATCTTTGAAATTTCTGCTGCTGGGTATATACCACTTATGGCACATCCTGAACGTTACCGTTATGTGAGCGATCCGCTCAAAGAGTATGGTAGGTTTAAAGAGCTTGGTGTACTTTTCCAGCTCGATCTGAATTCCCTGGGAGGTCACTACGGCAAAGATGCTAAGAAAAAAGCAGAGATACTCTCTAAACATGGGATGATCGATTTCTTAGGTTCGGATATACATCATCTCAAACAGACGAAATTTCTGGATGATGTATTCATGAGTGAAGCATATGCAAAGGTATGGGAAAACAATACGATCTTGAACCATACGCTCGGAGCATAG
- a CDS encoding TonB-dependent receptor plug domain-containing protein codes for MTFKSLSLITATLLLTTPNYAEELENITITSTSFEISELDAPSSVDVYTHDDIEASNSDDIFQFLNEQTSVTSMPSYSNPFIQNLDLRGYGLANGYQNIVITVDGRRMNNIDNVPQLLSAIPLEDIEQIEILKGGSSVRYGDGANAGSINIITKTNSKNYVKSYMGSQGRKFGAINLSHQFDNLIVKGYMDYFKSDGLKQDERYSKNKFVSMKYFPTDTLELSLKRSFAKMQTKYPNPITLDDFNNNIEKDNGFNEQYLSSYVTSMGLTYDITPNLSLDLNYNDENKKSEYISPYPAVFHYKYKSLVSQLKYTNEQTKILLGFELFNGDRQSTTDTTSKDNQAFFISAAHTYDKSSINIGARYEKVTYNHTPTSGADFDQKESLQGYNLGYNYKLNNTQSLFVNFDRAYQAPNIDNFFAFNWSTFALDFNPDIKPMKTDTLSVGLNAIDPKNKLKITLFGTKLKDEIYYYNSGSWLTSINTNIDKSYKYGLELFDKYNINENFYTSVNYRYVIAKIDSEDEADHAYDGKYLPGVSKHNVTLNLGTTFGKFSGVLSHTYKSKAYASDDFENNFSQKQKAYNSTNLSLKYTLSQYAELFAKAENIFDQKNGIWISDDVIYPINFETIYYAGIKVKF; via the coding sequence ATGACATTTAAGTCACTCAGCCTTATCACGGCTACACTATTATTAACGACACCAAACTATGCTGAAGAGTTAGAAAACATTACTATCACATCTACATCATTTGAGATCTCTGAACTTGATGCACCTTCAAGTGTAGACGTATATACACATGATGATATTGAAGCATCAAACTCTGATGATATCTTCCAGTTTCTCAATGAGCAAACCTCTGTGACGTCCATGCCATCTTATAGTAATCCATTTATCCAAAACCTTGATCTAAGAGGCTACGGTCTGGCAAACGGATATCAAAATATCGTGATCACCGTTGATGGAAGAAGAATGAACAACATTGATAACGTACCACAACTTTTATCGGCCATTCCATTAGAAGATATTGAACAGATAGAGATATTAAAGGGGGGCAGCAGTGTCAGGTACGGAGATGGTGCAAATGCCGGATCTATCAATATCATCACAAAAACAAATAGTAAAAATTATGTGAAATCCTATATGGGGTCTCAGGGAAGAAAATTTGGCGCCATCAATCTATCACATCAATTTGATAATTTGATCGTTAAGGGGTATATGGATTATTTTAAGTCAGATGGATTGAAACAAGATGAGAGATACAGCAAAAACAAATTTGTGAGTATGAAATACTTTCCAACGGATACTTTAGAACTTAGCTTAAAACGAAGCTTTGCAAAGATGCAGACAAAATATCCAAACCCTATCACATTGGATGATTTTAACAATAATATAGAAAAAGACAATGGTTTTAATGAACAATACTTATCTTCTTATGTGACCTCTATGGGGTTAACGTACGATATTACACCCAATTTATCATTAGATCTCAACTACAATGACGAAAATAAGAAAAGTGAATATATCAGTCCATACCCTGCAGTATTTCATTATAAGTATAAAAGTTTAGTATCACAATTAAAATATACAAATGAACAGACAAAGATCCTATTGGGGTTTGAACTCTTTAATGGAGATAGACAATCTACAACTGACACGACTTCCAAAGATAATCAGGCATTTTTCATTTCTGCAGCACACACTTATGACAAAAGTAGTATCAACATTGGCGCACGATATGAAAAAGTGACTTATAATCATACCCCAACCAGTGGTGCAGATTTTGACCAAAAAGAGTCACTACAAGGTTATAACCTTGGATACAATTACAAATTAAATAACACTCAATCACTTTTTGTCAATTTTGATAGAGCCTACCAAGCACCAAATATCGATAACTTCTTTGCATTTAACTGGAGTACTTTTGCGCTTGACTTTAATCCAGACATCAAACCAATGAAAACAGATACCCTAAGTGTTGGATTGAATGCCATTGATCCTAAAAACAAACTAAAGATCACCCTCTTTGGAACAAAACTAAAAGATGAGATCTACTATTACAACAGTGGTAGTTGGCTTACAAGCATCAATACCAATATCGATAAATCATACAAATATGGTTTAGAATTGTTTGACAAATACAATATCAATGAGAATTTCTACACTTCAGTAAACTATCGGTATGTTATTGCTAAAATTGATAGTGAAGATGAAGCAGATCATGCCTATGATGGAAAATATCTTCCAGGCGTTTCAAAACATAATGTCACACTGAATCTTGGAACAACATTTGGGAAGTTCTCTGGTGTATTATCCCATACCTATAAAAGCAAAGCGTATGCAAGTGATGACTTTGAGAACAATTTTTCTCAAAAACAAAAAGCATACAATAGTACAAACCTTTCACTCAAATATACATTGAGTCAATATGCAGAACTCTTTGCAAAAGCTGAAAATATCTTTGATCAGAAAAATGGTATTTGGATCAGTGATGATGTGATATACCCGATCAATTTTGAAACAATATACTACGCAGGTATAAAGGTAAAATTCTAA
- a CDS encoding glycosyltransferase family 4 protein: protein MQMYMVFVGIFILSLLLVGLVKHYAAEMGLIDVPNERSTHRNHTPRGAGIGFYLAIALVLPIFYFDVILSYASTCIAVLLVFIVGLLDDHRDTSPNTKFLIIIVSTVLLYFDNIVIDHLGVFFGFELSLGWFALPFTIFAVVGFTNAMNLIDGLDGLAATVSMVILGSFFVVGYTYDDLFMMMMSGAFISALLGFLVFNWHPASIFMGDSGSLTLGFVISLLAIKSLAYLPTVSILFIAAIPILDTLVVMMRRKIKARSMFSADRCHIHHILRHFFAEDTRNTVLFLGVFQAIYSLTGLQLEKHMDEGFLLILFLLNGILMYMFLAAMIKRQKRNC from the coding sequence ATGCAGATGTATATGGTATTTGTAGGCATCTTCATCCTCTCTTTGCTCTTGGTCGGCTTGGTGAAACATTATGCCGCAGAGATGGGCTTGATAGATGTGCCTAATGAGCGCAGTACACACAGGAATCATACACCAAGAGGTGCGGGGATAGGGTTTTATCTTGCGATCGCTTTGGTACTTCCTATTTTTTATTTTGATGTGATACTCTCTTATGCATCGACCTGTATAGCTGTTTTACTTGTTTTTATCGTGGGGTTACTGGATGATCATCGTGATACTTCACCCAACACTAAATTCTTGATTATTATAGTCAGTACTGTGCTGCTTTATTTTGACAATATTGTGATCGATCATCTGGGTGTATTTTTTGGATTTGAACTTTCATTGGGATGGTTTGCACTTCCTTTTACCATCTTTGCCGTGGTCGGGTTCACCAATGCAATGAATCTGATAGATGGACTTGATGGACTTGCAGCTACAGTGAGTATGGTGATACTTGGAAGTTTTTTTGTAGTAGGGTACACCTATGATGATCTGTTTATGATGATGATGTCTGGAGCATTTATCTCAGCACTATTAGGCTTTCTTGTCTTTAATTGGCACCCGGCTTCCATTTTTATGGGAGACAGCGGTTCTTTGACATTGGGGTTTGTGATCTCACTATTGGCGATCAAGTCACTGGCTTATCTACCTACTGTCAGCATACTGTTCATAGCAGCAATTCCCATCTTAGATACATTGGTAGTGATGATGCGTCGAAAGATCAAAGCGAGATCTATGTTTTCTGCAGATAGATGCCATATTCACCATATACTGCGACACTTTTTTGCAGAAGATACACGTAATACAGTACTTTTTTTAGGGGTATTTCAAGCCATTTACTCTTTAACGGGGCTGCAACTGGAGAAACATATGGATGAAGGATTCTTACTGATACTTTTTTTACTCAATGGGATACTGATGTATATGTTTCTTGCCGCGATGATCAAAAGACAAAAGCGAAACTGTTAA
- a CDS encoding nucleotidyltransferase domain-containing protein produces MQLNDDLKFLVACCQTEPSVDDNKFILSYLNAERFDLNALISLANQHGVLPLVYKTMKKIVVDDPNFIQHFLSELKPYYMSIVQRNMLMTTELINIIKLLRENQMEAIAFKGPTLSQKAYGDITLRQFGDLDILIKRSDVSTMIGLLIAEGYVPQLELDTKLKETFLNALNVIGFYKNTSNILIEVHWELLSKNYAIAWDEDALWGQKRESITINKFSLQVLPCEEQLLYLCTHGSKHLFERLEWICDIDRYIKVNPDINWTYLLNEAKKRGIKRMLYLGLTLCQHFFRLELPELIEENIKQDKKLSELISKVIKSNFSETSKEGKNYSYLMLIWNLRENLPDKFRFTWYAFFAPQFDDFKFIQLPNYLAFLYPLVRQFRLIKKYIQR; encoded by the coding sequence GTGCAACTCAATGATGATCTCAAGTTCCTGGTCGCCTGTTGCCAGACAGAACCATCTGTAGATGACAACAAATTTATCCTCTCTTATCTTAACGCTGAACGCTTTGACCTGAACGCTTTGATTAGTCTGGCTAATCAACATGGCGTGCTCCCTCTCGTATACAAAACCATGAAAAAAATCGTTGTAGATGACCCTAATTTCATTCAACATTTTCTCTCTGAGCTAAAACCATACTACATGTCTATTGTTCAAAGAAACATGTTAATGACAACTGAACTCATCAACATCATCAAACTGCTCAGAGAGAACCAGATGGAAGCTATTGCCTTTAAAGGTCCCACCCTTTCTCAAAAAGCATATGGCGATATCACGTTACGACAATTTGGTGATCTGGATATACTCATAAAGAGGTCAGATGTTTCTACAATGATCGGTCTATTGATAGCAGAAGGCTATGTACCTCAGCTTGAGCTGGATACAAAATTAAAAGAGACTTTTCTTAATGCATTGAATGTTATTGGTTTTTACAAAAACACTTCAAATATACTTATAGAAGTACACTGGGAGTTACTCTCAAAAAACTATGCTATAGCGTGGGATGAAGATGCACTTTGGGGTCAAAAGAGAGAGAGTATAACTATTAATAAATTCAGCCTTCAAGTGCTCCCCTGTGAGGAGCAACTTCTTTATCTCTGCACCCATGGTTCCAAACATCTCTTTGAACGTCTTGAATGGATTTGCGACATTGACAGATACATCAAAGTTAATCCCGATATCAACTGGACATACCTGCTCAATGAAGCTAAAAAACGTGGTATCAAACGTATGCTCTATCTCGGATTGACACTCTGTCAACATTTCTTTAGACTAGAACTCCCAGAATTAATCGAAGAAAATATAAAACAGGATAAAAAACTGTCTGAACTCATATCCAAAGTTATTAAATCTAATTTTTCAGAAACTTCAAAAGAGGGGAAAAACTATAGTTATTTAATGCTAATCTGGAACTTGAGAGAAAATCTCCCTGACAAATTTCGCTTTACATGGTATGCATTTTTCGCACCA